One region of Streptococcus parasanguinis genomic DNA includes:
- a CDS encoding PRD domain-containing protein — protein MYRIIHPMNNNVALVQNELQQELIVVGSGIAFGKKKNDLVADDKVEKVFRLNTDESRENFMALLKDVPLDFITTTYEVIDTLSKKYAYPVQEYIYVTLTDHIFCSYQAVQQGRYKHSDLPDASAMHPIPYKIAKEAIEIFRERLLDQFPDDEVNRIAYHFINAQGEVIHEQDPDVQDRQAILKAVEEKLAQNGLKRKEENSHFYDRFMIHLNYFLDSLDKGREDPEGLSEMEQLIQLSYPKAYEISHQIYQTIAEQTGAKISPNEKVYLALHIQRLL, from the coding sequence ATGTATCGTATTATCCATCCAATGAACAATAATGTTGCTTTGGTTCAAAATGAGCTTCAACAAGAGTTAATTGTTGTTGGGAGTGGGATTGCTTTTGGGAAAAAGAAAAATGATCTAGTAGCTGATGATAAGGTCGAAAAAGTATTTCGTTTAAACACGGATGAATCAAGAGAAAACTTTATGGCCCTTCTAAAGGATGTTCCTCTTGATTTCATTACAACCACTTATGAAGTGATTGATACCTTGTCTAAGAAATATGCCTATCCTGTTCAAGAATATATCTATGTGACACTAACAGATCACATCTTTTGTTCTTACCAGGCGGTTCAACAGGGAAGATACAAACACAGTGATCTACCTGATGCGTCTGCTATGCATCCGATCCCCTATAAAATCGCAAAGGAAGCGATTGAAATCTTTCGAGAGCGGCTCTTGGATCAATTTCCTGATGACGAAGTGAATCGTATCGCCTATCACTTCATCAATGCACAAGGGGAAGTCATTCATGAGCAGGATCCTGATGTCCAAGATCGCCAAGCGATTTTGAAAGCTGTAGAAGAAAAACTAGCTCAAAATGGATTGAAACGAAAAGAAGAGAACAGTCATTTCTATGATCGCTTTATGATTCATCTTAATTATTTCCTTGACTCCCTAGATAAGGGAAGAGAGGATCCTGAAGGATTGAGCGAGATGGAACAACTGATCCAGCTAAGTTATCCAAAGGCTTATGAGATTAGTCATCAGATCTACCAAACCATCGCTGAACAGACTGGAGCTAAGATATCTCCTAATGAAAAAGTCTATTTAGCCTTGCATATTCAACGTCTATTATAA
- a CDS encoding lactose-specific PTS transporter subunit EIIC codes for MNKLIELIEKGKPFFEKISRNKYLRAIRDGFIAGMPVILFSSIFILIAYVPNAWGFHWSKDMESFLMTPYNYSMGILAFFVGGTTAKALTDSMNRDLPATNQINYLSTMLATMVGFLLMAAEPGKDGGILTAFMGTKGLLTAFIAAFVTVNVYKVCVKNNVTIRMPDEVPPNISQVFKDLIPFTVSIVLLYAFELIVKGAIGVTVAESIGTLLAPLFSAADGYLGITLIFGAYAFFWFVGIHGPSIVEPAIAAITYANIDNNLHLLQAGQHADKVITSGTQMFIVTMGGTGATLIVPFLFMWLCKSERNRAIGRASVVPTFFGVNEPILFGAPIVLNPTFFIPFIFAPIANVWIFKFFVDTLGMNSFSANLPWVTPGPLGIVLGTNFQVLSFILAALLVVVDVIIYYPFVKVYDEQILEEERSGKANDSLKEKVAANFNTAKADAILEKAGVENEPVQNNITKETNVLVLCAGGGTSGLLANALNKAAAEYNVPVKAAAGGYGAHREMLPEFDLVILAPQVASNYEDMKAETDKLGIKLAKTEGAQYIKLTRDGQGALAFVQAQFEE; via the coding sequence ATGAATAAACTGATTGAACTAATTGAAAAAGGGAAACCTTTCTTTGAAAAGATTTCTCGAAACAAATATTTGCGAGCGATTCGGGACGGCTTTATTGCAGGGATGCCTGTGATCCTCTTCTCATCTATCTTCATCTTGATTGCTTACGTGCCAAATGCTTGGGGCTTCCACTGGTCAAAAGACATGGAAAGCTTCTTGATGACCCCATACAACTACTCAATGGGGATCTTAGCCTTCTTTGTTGGAGGAACAACTGCTAAAGCGTTGACCGATTCTATGAACCGGGATCTGCCAGCAACCAATCAAATTAACTACCTTTCTACCATGCTGGCTACTATGGTTGGTTTCCTACTCATGGCAGCAGAACCTGGTAAAGATGGTGGCATTCTTACAGCCTTCATGGGTACAAAAGGTCTGTTGACAGCCTTTATTGCAGCCTTTGTTACAGTTAATGTTTATAAGGTCTGTGTGAAAAACAATGTGACGATTCGCATGCCAGACGAGGTTCCACCGAATATTTCACAAGTTTTTAAAGACTTGATTCCATTTACAGTTTCAATAGTTCTCTTGTATGCATTTGAATTGATTGTTAAAGGTGCTATCGGTGTAACAGTTGCGGAATCAATTGGAACACTTCTAGCTCCATTGTTCTCTGCGGCAGATGGTTATCTTGGAATTACCCTTATTTTTGGTGCCTATGCCTTCTTCTGGTTTGTAGGTATCCATGGCCCTTCAATCGTAGAACCAGCGATTGCGGCGATCACATATGCAAATATCGATAACAACTTGCACTTGCTTCAAGCCGGACAACATGCTGATAAAGTCATCACTTCTGGGACTCAAATGTTTATCGTTACCATGGGTGGTACTGGTGCAACCTTGATTGTTCCATTCCTCTTCATGTGGTTGTGTAAGTCTGAACGAAACCGTGCGATTGGACGTGCATCTGTTGTTCCTACATTCTTCGGTGTAAACGAACCAATTCTCTTCGGGGCTCCAATCGTATTGAATCCAACCTTCTTCATTCCATTTATCTTTGCGCCAATCGCAAACGTCTGGATCTTCAAATTCTTTGTTGATACCTTGGGAATGAACTCATTCTCCGCTAACCTTCCATGGGTAACACCTGGTCCTCTCGGAATTGTCCTTGGTACAAACTTCCAAGTTCTTTCCTTCATCCTTGCTGCTCTTCTAGTGGTAGTGGACGTAATCATTTATTATCCATTCGTGAAAGTTTATGATGAACAAATTCTCGAAGAAGAACGTTCTGGTAAAGCAAACGACAGCTTGAAAGAAAAAGTAGCAGCAAACTTCAATACAGCTAAAGCAGATGCGATTCTTGAAAAAGCTGGTGTTGAAAACGAACCAGTTCAAAACAATATCACAAAAGAAACAAACGTCTTGGTTCTCTGTGCCGGTGGTGGTACCAGTGGACTCCTTGCCAATGCTTTGAATAAAGCTGCTGCAGAATACAATGTTCCTGTGAAGGCTGCTGCTGGTGGTTACGGTGCTCACCGTGAAATGTTGCCAGAATTTGACCTTGTTATTCTTGCTCCTCAAGTAGCTTCAAACTATGAAGATATGAAGGCTGAAACAGATAAACTTGGAATCAAATTGGCTAAGACTGAAGGAGCTCAATACATTAAATTGACACGTGATGGACAAGGTGCCCTAGCATTTGTTCAAGCGCAGTTTGAAGAATAA
- a CDS encoding PTS lactose/cellobiose transporter subunit IIA — translation MNKEEVQLLGFEIVAYAGDARSKLMEALKAAENGDFAKAESLVEEAGSCIAEAHKSQTTMLAQEAAGEEIPYSITMMHGQDHLMTTILLKDVIHHLIELYKRGAK, via the coding sequence ATGAATAAAGAAGAAGTCCAATTACTTGGGTTTGAAATTGTCGCTTATGCCGGTGACGCTCGATCAAAATTAATGGAAGCATTAAAAGCTGCTGAAAATGGTGATTTTGCGAAAGCAGAATCTTTGGTAGAAGAAGCAGGGTCCTGTATTGCTGAGGCTCACAAATCTCAAACGACTATGCTAGCGCAAGAAGCTGCAGGAGAAGAAATCCCTTATAGCATCACTATGATGCATGGTCAAGACCATCTCATGACAACGATCTTATTAAAAGACGTGATTCACCATCTGATTGAACTGTATAAAAGAGGAGCAAAATAA